In Quercus robur chromosome 11, dhQueRobu3.1, whole genome shotgun sequence, the following proteins share a genomic window:
- the LOC126706503 gene encoding uncharacterized protein LOC126706503 yields MSRTGSGLSCKLRSILETIHRDKSCSGYISQGHRPVFSVNKLGNGYGMNEGSKFFSTNSKTWKKHDANTVNQEKGKVQPPAPTPPKFNLPSWAKWILGSIFAFSLPLWNWKQDWRKLQWIEGEAEIVATEVEIVAEVVEKVGTVAEKVSAKATDKLPENGNLKKAALLVERFSKEVVHDAQLTEDFIHKVDTLKEDVETLVEPVIDHIAKQESKAK; encoded by the exons ATGTCTAGAACAGGTTCAGGGCTTTCCTGCAAGTTGCGAAGCATTCTTGAAACAATTCACCGTGACAAGTCTTGCTCCGGCTATATATCTCAGGGACACCGGCCGGTTTTTTCTGTAAATAAGCTTGGAAATGGTTATGGAATGAACGAAGGGTCAAAGTTTTTCAGCACCAATAGCAAAACGTGGAAAAAACATGATGCTAATAC GGTCAATCAAGAAAAGGGCAAGGTTCAACCACCTGCACCAACCCCTCCAAAGTTCAACCTCCCTTCTTG GGCAAAATGGATTTTGGGCTCTATCTTTGCTTTCTCGCTACCATTGTGGAACTGGAAGCAGGATTGGAGGAAACTACAATGGATTGAAG GAGAGGCAGAAATAGTGGCTACAGAGGTTGAAATTGTAGCGGAGGTAGTAGAAAAGGTGGGCACTGTGGCAGAGAAGGTATCAGCAAAAGCTACAGATAAGCTTCCTGAAAATGGTAATCTGAAGAAAGCAGCTTTGTTGGTTGAACGTTTTTCAAAAGAGGTTGTCCACGATGCCCAACTAACAGAAGATTTTATCCACAAG GTGGATACATTGAAGGAAGACGTGGAGACTCTGGTTGAACCCGTTATTGATCATATTGCGAAGCAAGAATCCAAAGCGAAGTAA